DNA sequence from the Paenibacillus physcomitrellae genome:
GAAAATAAAAATTTTAGTTTAGCGCACACAAAGTGGATGTGTAAGTATCACATTGTGTTCACCCCGAAGTATAGACGTAAAGAGATCTACAATCAAGTGAGACGAGATCTAATTGAAATCATGAAGCGTCTATGTAAATACAAGGGAGTAGAGATATTAGAAGGGCATATGATGCCGGATCATGTCCACATGCTGGTGGCGATCCCACCGAAAATATCGGTGTCTTCCTTTATGGGCTATCTAAAAGGGAAAAGCGCACTCATGATATTCGAGAAGCATGCCAACTTGAAGTATAAGTATGGGAATCGGAAATTCTGGGCGGAAGGCTACTACGTAAGTACAGTGGGGCTAAATGAAGCCACCGTCGCCAAGTACATTCGAGAGCAAGAGGCACATGACCAAGCCGTAGATAAGCTGAGTGTAAAAGAGTATGAAGATCCATTCAGCAGCAACAAGGGCAAGAAAAAGTAAAACCAGTTTAACTGGTAAGTGAAAGAGACAAATAACACTGAGCCTGAACGCTTTGTGGTCAGGCTAGCGTCTTTAGGCGCAGTTTGGTAACAGGGGGTTATACCCCTAGTGCAAACCACCCGTTGGACGGGTGGTTCTGATTTTTACAAGGGGACAACGTTTTCAAGCCTGGAAGGGCTCTTGCAAAGAGTTGACATTCCGGCTGGTTGCTATATAATTTGTCGAAATAACGAGCAGAAACGGGGAATAAGCGATGGAAACAAAACGAAGACGCGAGCTGTACGAGGTCAGCGGCAGGCTTGCGAAGGTGGCCATGGGCCGGGACAAGGCGGATCTGGTCGTGCAAAACGGCACGCTGGTCAACGTTTATTCCGGCGAACTGCTGGAGCATACCGATATTGCCATTGCTGACGGAAGAGTGGCCTTCGTTGGCCAAGCCGATCATACCATTGGACCGAATACCAAGGTTATGGACGCGGAAGGGCGTTTTCTGGTTCCGGGTCTGATTGACGGTCATATGCATGTGGAAAGCACGATGATGACGGTGACGGAATTCGCCAAGGCGGCGCTGGTCAAAGGCACAACGGCCGTATTTATGGACCCTCACGAGATCGCCAATGTCTTCGGGGATGAAGGTGTGGCCTGGATGCATGAAGAGGGGCAGGGAGTTCCGCTGAAGGTATTTACTACGTATCCTTCGTGCGTGCCGGCAGCGGAAGGTCTGGAGGATGGCGGGGCCGCTTTGGAGGTCAAGGACATTGAAGGCGGTTTAACCTGGGAAGGCGTTGCAGGTCTGGGCGAGGTCATGAATTTCCCTGGTGTCGTTTATGATGATCCGAAGATGAAGGGCGAAATTGAAGCGACCATCCGGGCCGGGAAAACGGTCACCGGACATTTTCCAAGTGATGATCAGCAAATGCTGCAGGCCTATATCGCTTCGGGGGTGACGTCCGATCACGAAACTGTTACCCGGGAGCAGGGGCTTGCCCGGATTCGACTGGGCATGAATCTGATGATTCGCGAAGGCTCCGCCTGGCAGGATGTGAAGGAAGTCATTAAAGTCGTTACCGAGGATCACGCGCCAACGGGCAATATAACGCTGGTGACGGATGATGCCTATCCGCAGACTTTGGTGGAGAAAGGCCATATGAATCACGTGGTGCGCCGTGCGATTGAGGAAGGTGTAGAACCGGTTACAGCGATTCAGATGGCTACGATCAATACGGCGAGATACTTTGGTATGGAACGGGATTTAGGGGCTATCGCTCCGGGAAAACGTGCCGACATCCTGCTTATCGGCGATTTGCGGCAGATGGTTCCGGCAGCTGTGATTGCAGACGGAGAAGTTGTCGCGGAGCAGGGGCGTATCGTAGTTCCTTTTCCGGCCTACGTTTATCCGGAGAAAGCCCGGCAGTCGGTGAAGCTGGCCCGTGCGCTTACACCGGAGGATTTCCGGCTGCGCAGCAAACGGACGCCTGCTGATGGAACGACCCGGGTAAATGTCATTCAGGTTATCGAGAACAGCGCCCGCACGGCTGGACGGACGGCCGAACTGGCTGTGAAAGACGGATATATTCAGCCGAATCCGGACCAGGACGTGGTGCTGCTTGCCTGTATAGAGCGCCATGAAGGAAGCGGGCAAATCTCACTTGCTTTTGCAAGCGGCTTTCAGTTAAAGGCCGGGGCGGTGGCTTCCACCGTCGCGCACGACAGCCATAATCTGCTCGTTATGGGCGTTAATGAAGCAGATATGGCTTTCGCAGCAGCCAAGCTGGCGGAATGCGGCGGCGGCATGATTGCCGTGAAGGACGGCAAAGTGCTGGGCCTGGTCGAAATGCCGGTAGCCGGGCTGATGTCCGACAAACCGCTGGACCAGGTGGTGGAAGAGGTTCGCGGGCTCGAGGCGGGCTGGAAGGAGCTTGGCTGCACGATCCATGCTCCATTCATGACGTTCTCTCTGATCGCGCTGCCGGTCATCCCGGATCTGCGCATTTCCAACCGCGGACTGGTGGATGTGACGACATTCCAGCTTACGGATGTGGAGCTGTAGACTATCTTTTGATGAGGTAAGTGGGCTGGCTGGTGCGGACTTCAGCAGCAAAACAAAACCGCCGTTCTTTCCCTGGGGAAAGGCGGCGGTTATTTTTATTTTAAATAGGAAAGGAATTAAAATTGATGTGCAAGGTTATGGGTAAAGGGAAAGCTTAAATCTAAATGGTTATTGTAAGGTTCCAGACTTGAACTTAATGCGTTTGTTGTTCGAGCTGATCTTCTTCTTTGAAAATCTTTGCGCAGAAAATGCCAATGACTATAAAGCTGACAGCCACCAACGCAGACATAAGAACCATCATGTCGAATCTTCACTCCTTCTTTTTCTTCTTCCTGATCTGTACGAGTATTATGATACCTGAATCCCGGAAAGGACGCATAGCCCGTTCGGGCTATAAAATGACTTCAAAATTGAACGTTGTGAGGCAGATCACATAACAAGTCTGTCAATGAGCTTTGAGGCAAAAAGACTTCGAAATCGCCTATGGTTTTGCCTGATTTGTGTGCAATTTCGACGAAAGTTGTGATTATGGTCACAAATTTTATAAATTTCCGTTTTCTATTGTGATGTTTATCACAATACCCCCTTTGAAGAACTGCCATGATAAGAACAGTGAGTTTTCCAAGCAAGAGAGGCAGTTTGCCTCCCATTCTTATCGTTCAAAGGAGAGTATGATCCATGGATCCGTTAGTGCTTGCACGCATCCAGTTTGCTGCGACGACCATCTTCCACTTCTTCTTCGTGCCGATGTCGATCGGGTTGGTATTTATGATCGCGGTCATGGAGACGATGTACGTCGTCAAAGGCAAAGAAGTGTACAAAACAATGGCAAAGTTCTGGGGCAAGCTGTTCCTCATCAACTTTGCGGTCGGGGTCGTTACAGGCATCCTGCAGGAGTTCCAGTTCGGCATGAACTGGTCCGATTATTCCCGGTTCGTCGGAGACGTCTTTGGCGCGCCGCTTGCGATTGAAGCGCTCGCCGCCTTTTTCCTCGAGTCAACCTTTATGGGGCTCTGGATCTTCGGTTGGGAGCGTTTGTCCAAGAAAGTCCATCTGCTGTGTATTTGGCTGGTTTCTTTCGGTACCACGCTGTCTGCGCTGTGGATTCTGGCGGCGAACTCGTTTATGCAGCATCCGGTAGGGTTCGAAATCAACAACGGTCGCGCGGAGATGAACGACTTTTTCGCCCTGATCGCCAATGGGCAGCTGTGGGTGGAATTTCCGCATACCGTCCTCGGTGCGCTGGCCACCGGCTCTTTCCTGATCTGCGGCATCAGCGCGTACAAAATGCTTAAGAAGAAAGACTATGCTTTCTTTAAGAACTCTTTTAAAATCGCGGTCATCGTAGCTTTATCGTCTTCTTTCCTGACCGCCATCTTCGGTCACCAGCAGGCTCAGTACCTGGTAGAGACCCAGCCGATGAAAATGGCCGCATCCGAAGGCCTCTGGGGCAAAAGCGGCGACCCTGCTCCATGGACGGTCGTTGCGGCGATTGATCCGAAGACCAAAGAAAATAAATACGAAATTAAAATTCCTTACCTGCTCAGCTTCCTTTCCTACAGCAAACTGAACGGGGAAGTCAAAGGCATGAACGAGCTGCAGGCCGAGTATACGCAAAAATACGGCGAAGGCAATTACATCCCGCCGGTGCGCACGACCTTCTGGAGCTTCCGCATCATGGTGGCAGCAGGTTCGCTCATGATTTTGTTTGCTGCTTACGGCTTGTACCTGTGGATGCGCAAAAAAATGGACCGCCCGAACAAAGGTTACCTGCGTTTGATGCTGTTTGGCATTTCGCTGCCTTATATCGCGAATACTTCAGGCTGGATCATGACGGAATTCGGCCGCCAGCCTTGGACGGTATTCGGGCTGATGACCACCGCCGACTCCGTGTCGCCTAACGTGACCGCAGGCCAGCTGCTGTTCTCGATTATCGCCTTCTGCGCAATTTATACCGTGCTGGCCGTCGTGATGGTGTTCCTTTGGGTGAAAGTGATCAAACAAGGTCCATACGCCAAAGACCATTCCGACGACGAACATTCCACAGATCCGTTCGGCAAGGAGGGGTATCATGCTGTCTCTTAATGAGCTTTGGTTTATTTTGGTGGCGGTGCTGTTCATCGGCTTCTTTTTCCTCGAGGGCTTTGATTTCGGGGTTGGCATGGCTACAGGCATTCTTGCCAAAAACGATACGGAACGCCGCGTGTTAATCAACGCGATCGGCCCGTTCTGGGACGGCAATGAAGTGTGGCTGCTGACGGCGGGCGGCGCCATATTCGCCGCTTTCCCGAACTGGTACGCCACGATGTTCAGCGGCTACTATACACCTCTAGTTGTGCTTCTGCTGGCGCTGATCGCCAGAGGGGTCGCTTTCGAATTCCGGGGCAAGGTGCAGGACGACCGCTGGAAAAAAACGTGGGACGTCTGCATTTTCATCGGCAGCCTGCTGCCTCCATTCCTGCTGGGCGTCGTCTTCGCCGGCTTTATGAAAGGCCTGCCGATCGACGGGCAAATGGAGATGAGAGCCGGACTGTTCGACATGGTGAACTGGTATACGCTGGTGGGCGGCATTACCGTTACGGTGCTTTGTTTTGTGCACGGCCTTCTGTTCACGGTACTCCGCACGGAGGGAGATATTCAGAACAGAGCGCGCAAGCTGGCTAAACAGATGCTGTATCCGCTGGCGGCCCTGCTGGCCCTGACCGGCATCGCCACTTATTTGGCTACGGATATCTTTGAAGCTCATGGCGCCGTATTAAGCGTGTTGGCTTTGCTGGGACTGGCCGCTTTCCTGCTGGCCGGTTATTTCCTGAGCCGGAAACGGGACGGCTGGGCTTTCGGCATGACCGGCGCGGTCATTGCTTTGGCGATTGTCGGCGTATTTGCCGGGCTGTTCCCGAACGTGATGATCAGCTCGATCGATACGGCTTTCAACCTGACGATTCATAATGCGGCCTCGGGCCATTATTCGCTGAAGGTCATGACGATCGTCGCCGTGTCGCTGCTGCCGTTCGTGCTCGGTTATCAGATCTGGAGTTATTTCGTCTTCCACAAACGGGTGCACGAGAAATCGCATCTGGAATATTAATCATTGAGACAGGAATGAACGGACATGGACAAAAACTTGCTGAAGTTAAAAGGAATTCGGACGGTTATGGCGTTCATGGCCGCGCTGACGTTCATTCATACTCTTGCCGTTATTGTGCAGGCCAAGTGGCTGGCGGATGCCGTCACCGGCCTGTTTAACGGCGAATCCCTGCAGGAACAATACGGCAGCCTCGTATTGTTCCTGCTTGGTTTTACGGTCCGGCAGCTGACGAACCTGCTGCAGCAGCGGCTGGCCTACCGTTTTGCCGAACGAACCGGGAGCGCGCTGCGCAAGGCGTTTGTAGGCAAGCTGTTTGCGCTGGGTCCCCGTTTTGCCGCCCGGGAGGGCACAGGCAAGCTGGTCACCCTGGTGCTGGACGGCATTTCCAAATATAAAACCTATCTGGAGCTGTTCCTGCCGCGCATGCTGGCCACGGGAATGACACCTGTCCTGGTTTTGTTGTTCGTGTTTACACAGGATGTCATGTCGGGCCTAATTTTGATTATTACGATGCCGATTCTGATCGTCTTTATGATTCTGGTGGGGCTGGCAGCACGCCGGCAGACGGAGCGGCAGATCGGCACGTACCGCGTATTGTCCAACCACTTTGTGGATTCGCTGCGCGGGCTGGAGACGCTGAAATATTTAGGCCGGAGCAAAGGCCATGTCCGCTCCATCGAGAAAGTCAGCGACTCCTACCGCTCAGCTACGATGAGAACGCTGCGGGTAGCTTTTATGTCCTCGTTTGCCCTGGATTTCTTCACGATGCTGTCAGTGGCGTCGGTGGCGGTGAGCCTGGGGCTCCGTCTGATTGACGGGCGCCTTACCCTGCTGCCAGCGCTGACGGTTCTGATCCTCGCGCCGGAATATTTTCTGCCGGTGCGTATGGTCGGCGCAGATTTTCATGCGACGATGGACGGCAAAGAAGCGGGTGAAACGATCCGCGCGATTATTGCCGGAACCGACGACCCCGAGACCGCCGGTTCGCATAGGACTATGAAGGCTGGCCAAACCGGCGCGCCTTTGGCAGCTCAGCCCGGAAATGCCGTTGAACCGATGCCCGACCGGAACATGAAGAACCAAACCCCGGGACAGATTCTTTGGACCCCCTCAAGCGTTTTAAAAATGTCCGGCCTCACCGTAAGCCACGGGGAAGGCGACAAGGACTCCCTTGCCGGCATCACCGCTACCTTGCCGGGAACGGGCCGAATCGGCATTATCGGGGAGAGCGGCGCAGGCAAGTCCACCTTGATCGACGTAATCGGCGGTTTCCTGAAACCAAACGCCGGGACTTTTAGGCTTGACGGGATGGAGCTGGACAACTTGGCCGTGCCCGACTGGCGGAGTCTGATAACGTACATCCCGCAGCGGCCATTTCTGTTCAGCGGAACGCTCGCTGAGAACATCGCTTTTTACGCGCCGGACGCTTCGGAAGCGGACATCCGGGGGGCGGTTCAAGCGGCCGGGCTGGAAGAGCTGCTTCATAGCCTGCCGCAAGGATTGGCAACGCTGGTCGGCGGAGGAGGGCGTCCGCTGAGCGGAGGGCAGGAGCAGCGCGTTGCGCTGGCGCGGTCTTTTTTGTGCAGCCGTCCCGTGATGCTGCTGGACGAACCGACAGCTCACCTCGATATCGAAACTGAATATGAGCTGAAAGAAATGATGCTGCCCATGTTTGCAGGCAAGCTGGTGCTGCTGGCGACCCATCGCCTGCATTGGATGCGGGAGATGGACCAGATCCTGGTGCTGGAGCAGGGCAGGCTGGCGGAAATGGGTACCCATGAAGAGCTGATGGCCCGCAAGGGCGTTTATTACGGACTGGTAAATGCGGAAAGGGAGGCATTGGCATGAACGGGGAAACGTGGTTTAAACCTTTTTTTCGCGCCTATTTCTGGCGGTTTGCGCTGATCGTGCTGCTCGGCATCCTGACGCTGGCGTCGGCAGCCATGCTGATGTTCACCTCCGGCTTTCTGATTTCGAAGTCCGCGCTCAGACCGGAAAACATCCTGCTCGTTTATGTTCCGATCGTCGGCGTCCGCACCTTCGGGATTGCTCGGGCAGTGATTCATTACGTCGAGCGGCTGACCGGCCATGACGCTGTGCTGCGCATTTTGTCGAAAATGCGGGTCAAGCTGTATAAGCTGCTAGAACCTCAAGCTTTATTTATTCGTTCTCGTCAAAAAACGGGGGACATCCTTGGCGTATTGGCGGAGGATATCGAAAATTTGCAGAACGTGTACATCCGGACGATTTTTCCGGCGGCAGCTGCCGTGGTCATGTACGTTTTGGCCGTTGTTTTTGCCGGCCGCTTCAGTCTCGGCTTCGCAGCGCTGGCCGCGATTTATCTGTTGGTTCTGATCGCTGTGCTGCCTTATATCTCCTACCGGCTGACCCGGGCGAAACACAAACAGCTAAAGGAACAGCGCAGCGGGCTTTACCAGAAGCTGACCGACGCGGTGATGGGCATCGGCGATTGGGTCATCAGCGGACGTGCCGCCGCTTTTGCGGACAGCTATGAAGAAGCCGAGACCCGCGTGACCCGGATCGAACGTTCTTTGCGCAGCTGGGCCCGGCTGCGGACGTTGATCGGCCAGCTCGCAGTCGGCCTGGCCGTAGTGATTACGCTGTATTGGTCCGGGCAGGAATACGCCAACGGCCGCATTGACGTTACGTTGATCGCTGCGTTTGTGCTGGTTATTTTTCCGCTGATGGATGCCTTTCTGCCAATCTCCGAAGCCGTGGAGCGGATTCCGCAATACCAGGATGCGGTGGCAAGATTAAACCGGATCACAGGGTCCGGCGGCGAGCCGGCTGTGGTAACTTCCGCGCCGGCCGTTCCACAGCCCAGTCAGGTCCATATTTCGATCCGAGATGTCTCTTTCGCTTATAGCGAAGGAGAACGTCCATCTGTTTCCCATGTGAACCTGGAGCTGCCGCAGGGCAAACGGATTGCCGTAATCGGCCGCAGCGGCGCGGGCAAATCTACGCTGCTTAAACTGATCCTCGGAGCGCTCGCGCCAAGTGCGGGCGAAGTCACCTTAAATGGCATACCTGCGGCGGAGCTGGCTCCGCGTATGTCCGAATATGCGGCGGTGCTTAACCAAAGCCCGCATTTGTTCGATACGACGGTAGGCAACAACATCCGGCTCGGCAAACTCTCGGCTACCGACGAGGAAATCGCCGCGGCCGCCAATTCGGCCCGTCTGGGCGGGCTGATCGCTTCGCTGCCCGCCGGCCTCGATACGCCGATGCACGAAGCCGGTCAGCGCTTCTCCGGCGGCGAACGCCAGCGCGTGGCGCTGGCCCGCGTCCTGCTGCAGAACACGCCCGTCCTCATTTTGGATGAGCCGACCATTGGCCTTGATCCCAAGACGGAACGGGAGCTGATGGCGACCGTCCTGGAGGCGGCTAAAGGCAAAACGCTGATCTGGGTGACGCACCATCTCACCTTTGCCCGCCAGATGGATGAAATTATTTTTATGAATCGGGGCGGTATAGAAATGAGAGGCACCCACGATGAGTTGATGGCAAACCATGAACGATATCGCCGTTTATATCGGCTGGACCGGCCGGAATGAAGGGGAGGTTCTGCATTTTTCCGCACTTCCCCGCACTTTCCCGCCATACGAAACAAAAGAGGCTTTCCCGACCGCGTTGCGGTCTAGGGAGAGCCTCTTCTTATAGCCACTCGATTAGGTTTAGATTGAACAGCAATGAGCTTTCAACGCTTTATTTGCTTATTTCACAAGGTTGCTTAGGACATCATCCATAATTTGTCCGCCGGCAACGGCGCCTTTATACATCCAGCCGCCAGTAGGACTGACTTCATGCACATTGCCATTCTTCACAGCCTTCAGTCCCTGCCAAAGAGGGCTTTTCACCGTCTCGGATTCAGGACCGTCACTGTTCATCACAAAGAGATGGTCAGCATCCAGCTTGGACAGCTGCTCGAGAGGAACCGGATTCCAGTCGGCCTGAGCCGTTTTGGAAATATCAGCTGCGAGACTTGGTTCTGCAAAGCCTAAATCTTTGTACAGCACTTCACCGCTGGCCACGCTGTCTTTAACCATATAGACGGTTTTCTGCGTAATCCACAACACGGCTGCGGATTGTCCGGTTACGCCTGCGGCTTCCAGTTTGGATTTCGTGTCTGCCGCTTTCTGATCATAGTCAGCAAGTACTTTCTCTGCTTCATCCTGCTTGCCGAGCAGATCGGCAATGGTAGTGAGCGATTTGCGCCAATCATTGCGAACGGCATCGCCTAGCACAAAGGTTGGAGCGATGGCCGAATACTGCTCATACAATCCTTTTTCGACAGCAGATTCGGAATCAATGATGATCAAGTCTGGCGTAAAGCTGGCTACCTGTTCAGGCGGCAGGTCATATCCGATAGCCGGTACATCGGCTAAAGAGGACTGGAGATAGTCCTGAACGCTTTTTCCGTCCGCGACCGACCATTGGGCTACAGGTTTTACCCCAAGGGCAACGAGGTGATCCTCCAGGTAGGAAGCGAGCACTCTTTGCGGGTTAGCAGGAATTTTAACGTCATGGCCCATTGCATCTTTAATCGTCCGTTCCGTCGCTTCGCTAGGCGCCGCGGAATCGCTTGGCTCCGTCGAAGCTGCTGCATTGCCCGCATTGCTGCCCGCGTTGCTGCTGCCTGCACTGTTGTTTGCAGCGTTGCTGCCGCAAGCCGACAGAACCAGCATCAGAACCAACAGGCTGAGCAGTACAAAGCTGGATTTGCCGGTCTTTTTCTTAAACATATTCAACATTCTCTAATCCCCCATAGTTAGCAAAATAGTTGTCTCATTGACTTAAATGATAATGATTATCACTATCGTTGTCAATTCAAATTTGGGAGAGGCGGCGTCAGAGCCTATGGAGGCGGGTGCCAAACTTATTTTGATAAAACTTATTCAAATAAAACTAATTCAAATAAAACTTATTTAAGTAATCCTGCTTCCCTTGCTTGTTCTTCGGTAAGAATAAATTCTTCCGTCGGCCAGGTATCGTCTTCGTTGCCGATCCCGAACCACTGCATGACCTGCGGCCAGATGCCTTTATCAATCGCTTCGCTTTGCGTAATAATTACTTTCATATCGGATCTCCCCCTGTTATTAGATGAAGTGGAAATGACCTTTCATTAACTTGATTCTATTTCATGTTTACCCTTTATGGCTGGTTTGTATGCTTATCGGACCTTCTGCCGGAAAATAAAAAAGGCCTTTTTGCACATTCGGCAAAAAGGCTTGCATTCCTGCTGCCC
Encoded proteins:
- a CDS encoding cytochrome ubiquinol oxidase subunit I; protein product: MDPLVLARIQFAATTIFHFFFVPMSIGLVFMIAVMETMYVVKGKEVYKTMAKFWGKLFLINFAVGVVTGILQEFQFGMNWSDYSRFVGDVFGAPLAIEALAAFFLESTFMGLWIFGWERLSKKVHLLCIWLVSFGTTLSALWILAANSFMQHPVGFEINNGRAEMNDFFALIANGQLWVEFPHTVLGALATGSFLICGISAYKMLKKKDYAFFKNSFKIAVIVALSSSFLTAIFGHQQAQYLVETQPMKMAASEGLWGKSGDPAPWTVVAAIDPKTKENKYEIKIPYLLSFLSYSKLNGEVKGMNELQAEYTQKYGEGNYIPPVRTTFWSFRIMVAAGSLMILFAAYGLYLWMRKKMDRPNKGYLRLMLFGISLPYIANTSGWIMTEFGRQPWTVFGLMTTADSVSPNVTAGQLLFSIIAFCAIYTVLAVVMVFLWVKVIKQGPYAKDHSDDEHSTDPFGKEGYHAVS
- the cydD gene encoding thiol reductant ABC exporter subunit CydD translates to MDKNLLKLKGIRTVMAFMAALTFIHTLAVIVQAKWLADAVTGLFNGESLQEQYGSLVLFLLGFTVRQLTNLLQQRLAYRFAERTGSALRKAFVGKLFALGPRFAAREGTGKLVTLVLDGISKYKTYLELFLPRMLATGMTPVLVLLFVFTQDVMSGLILIITMPILIVFMILVGLAARRQTERQIGTYRVLSNHFVDSLRGLETLKYLGRSKGHVRSIEKVSDSYRSATMRTLRVAFMSSFALDFFTMLSVASVAVSLGLRLIDGRLTLLPALTVLILAPEYFLPVRMVGADFHATMDGKEAGETIRAIIAGTDDPETAGSHRTMKAGQTGAPLAAQPGNAVEPMPDRNMKNQTPGQILWTPSSVLKMSGLTVSHGEGDKDSLAGITATLPGTGRIGIIGESGAGKSTLIDVIGGFLKPNAGTFRLDGMELDNLAVPDWRSLITYIPQRPFLFSGTLAENIAFYAPDASEADIRGAVQAAGLEELLHSLPQGLATLVGGGGRPLSGGQEQRVALARSFLCSRPVMLLDEPTAHLDIETEYELKEMMLPMFAGKLVLLATHRLHWMREMDQILVLEQGRLAEMGTHEELMARKGVYYGLVNAEREALA
- the ade gene encoding adenine deaminase encodes the protein METKRRRELYEVSGRLAKVAMGRDKADLVVQNGTLVNVYSGELLEHTDIAIADGRVAFVGQADHTIGPNTKVMDAEGRFLVPGLIDGHMHVESTMMTVTEFAKAALVKGTTAVFMDPHEIANVFGDEGVAWMHEEGQGVPLKVFTTYPSCVPAAEGLEDGGAALEVKDIEGGLTWEGVAGLGEVMNFPGVVYDDPKMKGEIEATIRAGKTVTGHFPSDDQQMLQAYIASGVTSDHETVTREQGLARIRLGMNLMIREGSAWQDVKEVIKVVTEDHAPTGNITLVTDDAYPQTLVEKGHMNHVVRRAIEEGVEPVTAIQMATINTARYFGMERDLGAIAPGKRADILLIGDLRQMVPAAVIADGEVVAEQGRIVVPFPAYVYPEKARQSVKLARALTPEDFRLRSKRTPADGTTRVNVIQVIENSARTAGRTAELAVKDGYIQPNPDQDVVLLACIERHEGSGQISLAFASGFQLKAGAVASTVAHDSHNLLVMGVNEADMAFAAAKLAECGGGMIAVKDGKVLGLVEMPVAGLMSDKPLDQVVEEVRGLEAGWKELGCTIHAPFMTFSLIALPVIPDLRISNRGLVDVTTFQLTDVEL
- the cydB gene encoding cytochrome d ubiquinol oxidase subunit II, encoding MLSLNELWFILVAVLFIGFFFLEGFDFGVGMATGILAKNDTERRVLINAIGPFWDGNEVWLLTAGGAIFAAFPNWYATMFSGYYTPLVVLLLALIARGVAFEFRGKVQDDRWKKTWDVCIFIGSLLPPFLLGVVFAGFMKGLPIDGQMEMRAGLFDMVNWYTLVGGITVTVLCFVHGLLFTVLRTEGDIQNRARKLAKQMLYPLAALLALTGIATYLATDIFEAHGAVLSVLALLGLAAFLLAGYFLSRKRDGWAFGMTGAVIALAIVGVFAGLFPNVMISSIDTAFNLTIHNAASGHYSLKVMTIVAVSLLPFVLGYQIWSYFVFHKRVHEKSHLEY
- the tnpA gene encoding IS200/IS605 family transposase, with protein sequence MENKNFSLAHTKWMCKYHIVFTPKYRRKEIYNQVRRDLIEIMKRLCKYKGVEILEGHMMPDHVHMLVAIPPKISVSSFMGYLKGKSALMIFEKHANLKYKYGNRKFWAEGYYVSTVGLNEATVAKYIREQEAHDQAVDKLSVKEYEDPFSSNKGKKK
- a CDS encoding ABC transporter substrate-binding protein; the protein is MFKKKTGKSSFVLLSLLVLMLVLSACGSNAANNSAGSSNAGSNAGNAAASTEPSDSAAPSEATERTIKDAMGHDVKIPANPQRVLASYLEDHLVALGVKPVAQWSVADGKSVQDYLQSSLADVPAIGYDLPPEQVASFTPDLIIIDSESAVEKGLYEQYSAIAPTFVLGDAVRNDWRKSLTTIADLLGKQDEAEKVLADYDQKAADTKSKLEAAGVTGQSAAVLWITQKTVYMVKDSVASGEVLYKDLGFAEPSLAADISKTAQADWNPVPLEQLSKLDADHLFVMNSDGPESETVKSPLWQGLKAVKNGNVHEVSPTGGWMYKGAVAGGQIMDDVLSNLVK
- the cydC gene encoding thiol reductant ABC exporter subunit CydC translates to MNGETWFKPFFRAYFWRFALIVLLGILTLASAAMLMFTSGFLISKSALRPENILLVYVPIVGVRTFGIARAVIHYVERLTGHDAVLRILSKMRVKLYKLLEPQALFIRSRQKTGDILGVLAEDIENLQNVYIRTIFPAAAAVVMYVLAVVFAGRFSLGFAALAAIYLLVLIAVLPYISYRLTRAKHKQLKEQRSGLYQKLTDAVMGIGDWVISGRAAAFADSYEEAETRVTRIERSLRSWARLRTLIGQLAVGLAVVITLYWSGQEYANGRIDVTLIAAFVLVIFPLMDAFLPISEAVERIPQYQDAVARLNRITGSGGEPAVVTSAPAVPQPSQVHISIRDVSFAYSEGERPSVSHVNLELPQGKRIAVIGRSGAGKSTLLKLILGALAPSAGEVTLNGIPAAELAPRMSEYAAVLNQSPHLFDTTVGNNIRLGKLSATDEEIAAAANSARLGGLIASLPAGLDTPMHEAGQRFSGGERQRVALARVLLQNTPVLILDEPTIGLDPKTERELMATVLEAAKGKTLIWVTHHLTFARQMDEIIFMNRGGIEMRGTHDELMANHERYRRLYRLDRPE